The Desulfovibrio desulfuricans DSM 642 genome contains a region encoding:
- the nifE gene encoding nitrogenase iron-molybdenum cofactor biosynthesis protein NifE, with amino-acid sequence MAMEILEERRTSIKEKGNKGGGCCSGDGLRCDTASVAGSVSQRACVYCGARVVLNPITDAFHIVHGPIGCASYTWDIRGSLTSGSELFRNSFSTDLQEKDIVFGGAEKLTRAIDEAVANYSPKLIFVYATCIVGVIGDDVEAVCRNAEKKHGIRVIAVKAPGFSGTKSTGYRMACNALVQLMEPHKEQPKIKGVNILGDYNLAGEMWIIRNYLREMGIPIVATLTGDAAYETLIKAPAAQLNIVQCAGSMMYLAHRMEDEMGVPWMRASFFGVEDTSTALRQVAERLNDDYAKRKAEALISERGAKAEAFLEQYKPHFVGKKAAIFVGGGFKAISLIRQFNEMGIETVVVGTQTGKPEDYEIISSLVNPGTVILDDANPAELETFMKQKGADILVGGVKERPLAYKLGIAFCDHNHERKHALGGFEGVENFTREVNLSINSPVWQFTRSSASFAEATQAQASLVREALAARAAHF; translated from the coding sequence ATGGCTATGGAAATACTTGAAGAACGCCGTACGTCCATCAAGGAAAAGGGAAACAAGGGCGGGGGCTGCTGTAGCGGCGACGGCCTGCGTTGCGATACGGCCAGCGTGGCCGGTTCCGTGAGCCAGCGGGCCTGCGTGTACTGCGGTGCGCGCGTGGTGTTAAACCCCATTACCGATGCCTTTCATATCGTTCACGGCCCCATCGGCTGCGCCAGCTACACCTGGGACATTCGCGGCAGCCTCACCAGCGGGTCGGAACTGTTCCGCAACAGTTTTTCCACTGACTTGCAGGAAAAAGACATCGTCTTTGGCGGTGCGGAAAAGCTCACCCGCGCCATTGACGAAGCCGTAGCCAACTATTCGCCCAAGCTTATCTTTGTGTACGCCACCTGCATTGTGGGCGTTATCGGCGACGATGTGGAAGCCGTGTGCCGCAATGCGGAAAAAAAGCACGGCATCCGCGTGATCGCGGTCAAGGCTCCGGGCTTTTCTGGCACCAAGTCCACGGGCTACCGCATGGCCTGCAACGCACTTGTGCAGCTTATGGAGCCGCACAAGGAACAGCCCAAGATCAAGGGCGTCAACATTCTTGGCGACTACAACCTTGCGGGCGAAATGTGGATTATCCGCAACTACCTGCGCGAGATGGGCATTCCCATTGTCGCCACCCTCACGGGCGATGCCGCGTACGAAACGCTCATCAAGGCCCCGGCTGCCCAGCTCAACATCGTGCAGTGCGCTGGCTCCATGATGTATCTGGCCCACCGCATGGAAGACGAAATGGGCGTTCCCTGGATGCGCGCCAGCTTCTTTGGGGTGGAAGACACCTCCACCGCCCTGCGGCAGGTGGCCGAGCGCCTCAATGACGACTACGCCAAGCGCAAGGCAGAGGCCCTTATTTCTGAACGCGGCGCAAAGGCTGAAGCTTTTCTTGAACAGTACAAGCCGCACTTTGTGGGCAAAAAGGCCGCCATCTTTGTGGGCGGCGGCTTCAAGGCCATATCGCTCATCCGTCAGTTTAACGAAATGGGCATTGAAACCGTGGTGGTCGGCACCCAGACCGGCAAGCCTGAAGATTATGAAATCATTTCAAGCCTCGTTAACCCCGGCACCGTCATTCTGGACGACGCCAATCCCGCAGAGCTTGAAACCTTCATGAAGCAGAAAGGCGCGGATATTCTGGTTGGCGGCGTCAAGGAACGCCCGCTCGCCTACAAGCTGGGTATTGCCTTTTGCGACCATAACCACGAGCGCAAGCACGCTCTGGGCGGCTTTGAAGGCGTGGAAAACTTCACCCGCGAGGTGAACCTTTCCATCAACAGCCCCGTGTGGCAGTTCACGCGCAGCTCTGCCTCATTTGCCGAGGCAACGCAGGCGCAGGCCAGTCTGGTGCGTGAAGCCCTGGCAGCAAGAGCAGCACATTTCTAG
- the nifH gene encoding nitrogenase iron protein, with translation MRQVAIYGKGGIGKSTTTQNLNAGLGEMGKNIMIVGCDPKADSTRLILGGLAQQSVLDTLREEGEDIELDLVLKNGFKGIRCVESGGPEPGVGCAGRGIITSIGLLERLGAYTEDLDYVFYDVLGDVVCGGFAMPIREGKAQEIYIVASGEMMALYAANNICKGVKKYANTGGVRLGGIICNSRKVDGEAELVSAVAKEIGTQMIHFVPRDNMVQRAEINKQTVIEFDPTCGQADEYRTLAQKIDGNDMFIIPKPLSQERLEELLMEHGLMDA, from the coding sequence ATGCGTCAGGTAGCTATTTACGGCAAGGGCGGTATCGGCAAGTCCACCACCACACAGAACCTTAACGCCGGCCTTGGCGAAATGGGCAAGAACATCATGATCGTGGGTTGCGACCCCAAGGCCGACTCCACGCGCCTTATTCTGGGCGGCCTTGCCCAGCAGAGCGTGCTCGATACCCTGCGTGAAGAGGGTGAAGACATCGAGCTGGATCTGGTGCTCAAAAACGGCTTCAAGGGCATCCGCTGCGTGGAATCCGGCGGCCCCGAACCGGGCGTTGGCTGTGCCGGGCGCGGCATCATCACCTCCATCGGTCTGCTGGAACGCCTTGGCGCCTACACCGAAGACCTCGACTACGTGTTCTATGACGTTCTGGGCGACGTTGTGTGCGGCGGTTTCGCCATGCCCATCCGTGAAGGCAAGGCCCAGGAAATCTACATCGTGGCTTCGGGCGAAATGATGGCCCTTTACGCCGCCAACAACATCTGCAAGGGCGTCAAAAAGTACGCCAACACCGGCGGCGTGCGCCTTGGCGGCATCATCTGCAACAGCCGCAAGGTTGATGGCGAAGCCGAGCTTGTCTCTGCCGTTGCCAAGGAAATCGGCACCCAGATGATCCACTTTGTGCCGCGCGACAACATGGTGCAGCGCGCCGAAATCAACAAGCAGACCGTTATCGAATTTGACCCCACCTGCGGACAGGCCGACGAATACCGCACCCTGGCGCAGAAGATCGACGGTAACGACATGTTTATCATCCCCAAGCCCCTTTCCCAGGAACGGCTCGAAGAGCTGCTCATGGAACACGGTTTGATGGACGCCTAA
- a CDS encoding nitrogenase component 1, which yields MLDLTPKTHVNRSGVLINPCKTCQPVGALFAALGVRNCMPYSHGSQGCASYHRTYLTRHFKEPAIAVTSSFTEGACVFGGGPNIRQGVKTTFEVYNPDIIAVHTTCLSETIGDDLKTYIDEMEIPDDKIVVHCNTPSYVGSHVTGFANMMAGFIKYLAAKGKTTETVAVFPGFVNPGDIREYKHLVNLMKLKSIMFPDCSNVMDAPMTGEYKMYPDGGTTVEEIRALGTCRKVLALGRLTSEEPAAQLKRKCGVDYDLLPLPIGLADTDAFVMAMANLNGGEVDPLIDEERGRLLDLMLDANPYFYGKKVAVYGDPDTVLGMTRFCLELGMIPKYVLTGTPGETFVKLAKGMFKEYGKEEECQAFAAKDLFDLHQFIKEEPVDLLLGNSHGKQIAKAEGIPLVRAGFPVLDRYGHASLPMVGYRGAFQLATRIADTLMEEFDRNCADEDMDLIM from the coding sequence ATGCTTGACCTCACCCCAAAGACACATGTGAACAGATCGGGCGTTCTTATCAACCCGTGCAAGACCTGTCAGCCGGTGGGTGCGCTGTTTGCCGCCCTGGGCGTGCGCAACTGCATGCCTTACAGCCACGGATCGCAGGGTTGTGCTTCTTACCACCGCACCTACCTTACGCGTCACTTCAAGGAACCCGCCATAGCCGTCACCAGTTCCTTTACCGAAGGCGCCTGCGTGTTCGGCGGCGGCCCCAACATCCGTCAGGGCGTCAAGACCACTTTTGAGGTCTACAACCCTGATATTATTGCCGTGCATACCACATGTCTTTCTGAAACCATCGGCGATGACCTCAAGACCTACATCGACGAAATGGAAATTCCGGACGACAAGATCGTGGTGCACTGCAACACGCCGAGCTACGTTGGCTCGCACGTGACGGGATTTGCCAACATGATGGCCGGGTTCATCAAATACCTTGCCGCCAAGGGCAAGACCACGGAAACCGTGGCGGTGTTCCCCGGCTTCGTAAACCCCGGCGACATCCGTGAATACAAGCACCTTGTGAACCTGATGAAGCTCAAGTCCATCATGTTCCCCGATTGCAGCAACGTCATGGATGCCCCCATGACCGGCGAATACAAGATGTACCCTGATGGCGGCACCACGGTTGAAGAAATCCGCGCCCTCGGCACCTGCCGCAAGGTTCTGGCCCTTGGCCGCCTGACCAGCGAGGAACCCGCCGCCCAGCTCAAGCGCAAATGCGGCGTGGACTACGACCTGTTGCCCCTGCCCATCGGCCTGGCCGATACCGATGCCTTTGTCATGGCCATGGCAAACCTCAACGGCGGCGAAGTCGACCCGCTTATTGACGAAGAACGCGGTCGCCTGCTCGACCTCATGCTGGACGCCAACCCGTACTTCTACGGTAAAAAGGTTGCCGTGTACGGCGACCCCGACACCGTGCTTGGCATGACCCGCTTCTGCCTCGAACTGGGCATGATCCCCAAGTACGTGCTCACCGGTACGCCCGGCGAAACCTTCGTCAAGCTGGCCAAAGGCATGTTCAAGGAATACGGCAAGGAAGAAGAGTGCCAGGCCTTTGCCGCCAAGGATCTCTTTGACCTGCACCAGTTCATCAAGGAAGAACCCGTTGATCTCTTGCTTGGCAACTCTCACGGCAAGCAGATCGCCAAGGCCGAGGGCATTCCGCTGGTTCGCGCCGGCTTCCCGGTGCTTGACCGCTACGGACACGCCTCGCTGCCCATGGTCGGCTACCGTGGAGCCTTCCAGCTCGCCACCCGGATCGCTGATACGCTCATGGAAGAGTTTGACCGCAACTGTGCTGACGAAGACATGGATCTGATTATGTAG
- the nifD gene encoding nitrogenase molybdenum-iron protein alpha chain, translated as MSIDANAVVLERYNAKVFKNRKEHMLKVNPAEDQIIIANTRAIPGIMTNRGCCYAGCKGVVLGPIKDMVLITHGPVGCGFYSWGTRRNKAKAEGDTPNYIQYCFTTDMQEPDIVFGGTKKLKKAIDEIMELMHPKTIMIAATCPVGLIGDDIQAVAAEAEQEYGIRCVAYSCEGYKGVSQSAGHHIANNGLMKRVIGTGDYEPATKYSINILGEYNIGGDGWEQERILKKIGYEVVSVFTGDGEVDRIASSHKANLNLVQCHRSINYIAEMMKTKYGVDWLKVNFIGLEGTVQSLRDMAAYFGDPELAQRTEQVIAEELAEVQDQMAAYKARLNGKTAALFVGGSRSHHYQGLLQDLGIKTVLAGYEFGHRDDYEGREIIPNIKDDADSKNIEHITVEKDEKKYHAYLTQEQYDKLAAEIPLEKYDGMIRDMDEGTYVVDDLNMYEAEKFMEILKPDMFFSGIKDKYALQKAGTLSRQLHSYDYSGPYAGFKGATQFGYDLCMGYFTPAWHMVTPPWKNRATLQGTVGE; from the coding sequence ATGAGTATTGACGCCAACGCAGTAGTGCTTGAGCGCTACAACGCCAAGGTCTTCAAGAACCGCAAGGAGCATATGCTCAAGGTCAATCCTGCGGAAGACCAGATTATTATCGCCAACACGCGTGCCATTCCCGGCATCATGACCAACCGGGGCTGCTGTTACGCTGGCTGCAAGGGCGTTGTGCTCGGCCCAATCAAGGATATGGTCCTGATTACCCACGGCCCTGTGGGCTGCGGCTTCTATAGCTGGGGTACGCGCCGCAACAAGGCCAAGGCGGAAGGGGATACCCCCAATTACATCCAGTACTGCTTTACCACAGACATGCAGGAACCGGACATCGTCTTTGGCGGCACCAAGAAGCTCAAGAAGGCCATTGATGAAATCATGGAGCTTATGCACCCCAAGACCATCATGATCGCCGCCACCTGCCCTGTGGGCCTGATCGGTGACGACATTCAGGCCGTGGCCGCAGAAGCTGAACAAGAATACGGCATCCGCTGCGTGGCGTACAGCTGCGAGGGTTACAAGGGCGTAAGCCAGTCGGCGGGCCACCACATCGCCAACAACGGCCTCATGAAGCGCGTTATCGGTACTGGCGATTATGAACCCGCCACCAAGTATTCGATCAACATCCTTGGCGAATACAACATCGGCGGCGACGGCTGGGAACAGGAACGCATTCTCAAAAAGATCGGCTACGAAGTGGTTTCGGTGTTCACGGGCGATGGCGAAGTGGACCGCATCGCCAGCTCGCACAAGGCCAACCTGAACCTTGTGCAGTGCCACCGCTCCATCAACTACATCGCCGAAATGATGAAGACCAAGTACGGCGTGGACTGGCTCAAGGTCAACTTTATCGGCCTGGAAGGAACGGTTCAGAGCCTGCGCGACATGGCTGCCTACTTTGGCGACCCAGAGCTTGCACAGCGTACTGAACAGGTTATCGCCGAAGAACTGGCCGAAGTGCAGGATCAGATGGCGGCCTACAAGGCCCGCCTCAACGGCAAGACCGCAGCCCTTTTTGTGGGCGGCAGCCGCTCGCACCACTATCAGGGCCTGTTGCAGGATCTGGGCATCAAGACAGTGCTTGCCGGGTACGAATTCGGCCACCGCGACGACTACGAAGGCCGGGAAATCATCCCCAACATCAAGGACGACGCGGACAGCAAGAACATCGAACACATCACCGTGGAAAAGGACGAAAAGAAGTATCACGCCTACCTTACGCAGGAACAATACGACAAGCTGGCCGCCGAAATCCCGCTTGAAAAGTACGATGGCATGATACGCGACATGGATGAGGGAACCTACGTGGTTGACGACCTCAACATGTACGAAGCTGAAAAATTTATGGAAATCCTCAAGCCCGACATGTTCTTCTCCGGCATCAAGGACAAGTACGCGTTGCAAAAGGCCGGGACGCTCTCGCGCCAGTTGCACAGCTACGATTACAGCGGGCCTTACGCGGGTTTCAAGGGCGCAACGCAGTTCGGTTACGACCTCTGCATGGGGTACTTCACCCCCGCATGGCACATGGTAACCCCGCCCTGGAAGAACCGCGCCACCCTGCAAGGAACTGTGGGAGAATAG
- the glpB gene encoding anaerobic glycerol-3-phosphate dehydrogenase subunit GlpB — MSRIVDVLVVGSGMAGLVAALAAADQGRSVRLLTTGMGSLAISGGSVDFLGYADGRFAADPWQALAMLPEDHPYSLLGAESVRSAFQFFANVMEGQHWPMRPALSQDGTPRNTQLPTIMGTLKPTYLLPASLHTEALASAKKVLVLSVQGLRDCRPSLVVSQLRRYKSWADKEFTQGLLPSPFGETHRAISALDLARMADKPHSRRWLLDALAPHAGKYDLILIPPLCGSKANPEIWQAVNAAAGCPVVEMLSIPPGVGGLRLRDALLQALHRHNFELVENCTALRAETSGKTCTALVVEASGQERHHAARAFVTATGGILGGGMTLEPGQCWDSVFGIDITVPQDVSQWSEPKIFGNHLFSRMGVRVDRTMRPVDDAAVVRWQNVFFAGRSLGGYDYATEKSGHGVAIATGWQAGLMAAAAAAAGENQ, encoded by the coding sequence ATGAGCAGGATTGTTGACGTACTGGTGGTCGGCTCCGGCATGGCGGGCCTTGTGGCCGCCCTTGCCGCAGCGGATCAGGGCCGCAGCGTACGGCTGCTCACCACGGGCATGGGTTCGCTGGCTATCAGCGGCGGCTCGGTGGATTTTCTTGGCTATGCGGACGGCAGATTTGCCGCCGACCCCTGGCAGGCACTGGCAATGCTGCCTGAAGACCATCCCTACAGCCTGCTTGGGGCAGAAAGCGTCCGCTCGGCCTTTCAGTTCTTTGCAAATGTGATGGAAGGCCAGCACTGGCCCATGCGCCCCGCCCTCTCGCAGGACGGCACGCCGCGCAACACCCAGCTGCCCACCATCATGGGAACCCTCAAGCCCACCTATCTGCTGCCAGCCAGCCTGCACACCGAGGCGCTCGCCAGCGCCAAAAAGGTGCTGGTGCTGAGCGTGCAGGGCTTGCGCGACTGCCGTCCCTCTTTGGTGGTCAGTCAGTTGCGGCGCTACAAAAGCTGGGCCGACAAGGAATTCACCCAGGGGCTTTTGCCCTCGCCCTTTGGCGAAACCCACCGCGCCATATCGGCGCTTGATCTGGCCCGCATGGCGGACAAGCCGCACAGCCGCCGCTGGCTGCTGGATGCGCTAGCCCCGCATGCCGGAAAGTACGACCTCATCCTTATCCCGCCGCTCTGCGGCAGCAAGGCCAATCCGGAAATCTGGCAGGCGGTCAATGCCGCTGCGGGCTGCCCGGTGGTGGAAATGCTGTCCATCCCTCCGGGGGTTGGCGGCCTGCGTCTGCGTGATGCCCTGTTGCAGGCCCTGCACAGGCACAACTTTGAACTGGTGGAAAACTGCACTGCGCTGCGCGCCGAAACAAGCGGCAAAACATGCACAGCGCTGGTGGTCGAGGCCTCCGGGCAGGAACGCCACCACGCCGCCCGCGCCTTTGTAACCGCCACCGGCGGCATCCTTGGCGGCGGCATGACGCTTGAACCCGGCCAGTGCTGGGATTCCGTGTTCGGCATCGACATCACCGTGCCGCAGGATGTTTCGCAGTGGTCAGAGCCGAAGATTTTTGGCAACCATCTGTTCTCGCGCATGGGTGTGCGCGTTGACCGCACCATGCGCCCTGTTGACGATGCCGCCGTAGTGCGCTGGCAAAACGTCTTTTTCGCCGGGCGCAGCCTTGGCGGATATGATTACGCAACAGAAAAAAGCGGTCACGGCGTTGCCATCGCCACGGGCTGGCAGGCGGGCCTTATGGCCGCCGCAGCCGCCGCTGCCGGGGAAAACCAATGA
- a CDS encoding P-II family nitrogen regulator: MQEIVAMVRANMVAATKNALSKAGCPSFSCTKCLGRGKKGMDPATLRMVMESGELPRTPAGESLTEVGRLIPKRLFNICVPDEKVEAVVKAIIEANSTGHPGDGKIFVMPVEESYVVRTGERADA, encoded by the coding sequence ATGCAGGAAATAGTTGCAATGGTTCGAGCCAACATGGTGGCGGCTACAAAGAACGCCCTGTCCAAGGCCGGATGCCCCTCATTCTCATGCACCAAGTGCCTGGGACGCGGCAAAAAAGGTATGGATCCCGCCACCCTGCGCATGGTTATGGAAAGCGGCGAGCTGCCGCGCACTCCGGCGGGCGAATCCCTGACCGAAGTGGGCAGGCTGATCCCCAAGCGGTTGTTCAATATCTGCGTTCCCGATGAAAAGGTCGAAGCTGTGGTCAAGGCCATTATAGAGGCCAACAGCACCGGCCACCCCGGCGATGGAAAGATCTTTGTGATGCCGGTGGAAGAATCCTATGTGGTTCGCACGGGCGAGCGCGCTGACGCATAA
- a CDS encoding anaerobic glycerol-3-phosphate dehydrogenase subunit C: protein MSVHINPDKCIACTTCVVHCPVADATPKFLGPRMIGPAYERFRLLGLTEDPSLHYCANCKNCDISCPHGVPVSSLNMMARADQFKKHSPGLRDWVLGHGELMAKWLRLIPAALKNFGMLNPVTRMVLDALGIDKRAPLPAFAPQTFRQLMRHVHQPDHKRSVVFYPGCYVDVYDPRTGLDMVWAMNRAGYKVIVPEELVCCGLPMVANGFWQHARSNAEHNLKALGQWRDAGLPVVTGCPSCALMFRVDLPEYFPDVAEKYGACSLADAQEFLLDAVDSGDLSLKADGKQQTLPDLKLIYHAPCHLRAQGNGLPGLELLRRLDGVTVENADAGCCGISGSYGFKKEKYDIAQTVGSELFAKVRDSGAQAAVSECGTCRVQITHGSGKFSLHPVTILRQRLEAR from the coding sequence ATGAGCGTGCACATCAATCCAGACAAATGCATAGCCTGCACCACCTGCGTGGTGCACTGCCCCGTGGCGGATGCGACCCCCAAGTTTCTGGGGCCTCGCATGATAGGCCCTGCCTATGAACGCTTTCGCCTGCTTGGGCTGACGGAAGACCCCTCGCTGCACTACTGCGCCAACTGCAAAAACTGCGATATCTCGTGCCCGCACGGCGTGCCGGTTTCCAGCCTCAACATGATGGCAAGGGCCGACCAGTTCAAAAAACATTCCCCTGGCCTGCGCGACTGGGTGCTCGGTCACGGCGAGCTCATGGCCAAGTGGCTGCGGCTCATTCCGGCCGCGCTCAAGAACTTCGGCATGCTCAATCCCGTTACCCGCATGGTGCTGGATGCGCTGGGCATCGACAAACGCGCGCCCCTGCCCGCCTTTGCGCCACAGACCTTCCGCCAGCTCATGCGCCATGTGCACCAGCCCGACCACAAGCGCAGCGTTGTTTTCTACCCCGGCTGCTACGTGGACGTGTACGACCCGCGCACCGGCCTTGATATGGTGTGGGCCATGAACCGCGCGGGCTACAAGGTCATCGTGCCCGAGGAACTCGTGTGCTGCGGCCTGCCAATGGTCGCCAACGGCTTTTGGCAGCATGCCCGCTCCAATGCGGAACATAACCTGAAAGCTCTGGGCCAGTGGCGCGATGCCGGCCTGCCCGTAGTGACGGGCTGCCCCAGTTGCGCCCTCATGTTCCGGGTGGATCTGCCGGAATACTTCCCCGATGTGGCGGAAAAGTACGGTGCATGCAGCCTTGCGGACGCGCAGGAATTTCTGCTGGATGCTGTGGACAGCGGCGATCTTTCGCTGAAGGCCGATGGCAAACAGCAAACCCTGCCCGACCTCAAGCTGATCTACCACGCGCCCTGCCATTTGCGGGCGCAGGGCAACGGCCTGCCGGGGCTGGAACTGCTGCGCCGCCTTGACGGCGTGACCGTGGAAAATGCTGATGCAGGCTGCTGCGGCATTTCCGGCAGCTATGGCTTTAAAAAGGAAAAATATGACATTGCCCAGACTGTAGGCTCGGAACTCTTTGCCAAAGTTCGCGACAGCGGCGCTCAGGCGGCGGTTTCTGAATGCGGCACCTGCCGCGTGCAGATCACGCACGGTTCCGGCAAATTCAGCCTGCATCCCGTCACCATTCTGAGGCAGCGGCTCGAAGCCCGCTAG
- a CDS encoding P-II family nitrogen regulator, with the protein MQMIRTIIRPEKTTEVLSELLSAGFPAVTKLDVVGRGKQKGIMVGDIQYDEIPKQMLMLVVSDEDKDDAIRVILRVAKTGDGHFGDGRIFVSSVSEAWTISSGKSGL; encoded by the coding sequence ATGCAGATGATTCGCACGATTATTCGGCCTGAAAAGACCACCGAGGTTCTCTCCGAGCTGCTGTCAGCGGGCTTTCCCGCCGTTACAAAGCTTGATGTGGTGGGCCGTGGCAAGCAGAAAGGCATCATGGTGGGCGACATTCAGTACGACGAAATTCCCAAGCAGATGCTCATGCTTGTGGTCAGCGATGAAGACAAGGACGATGCCATCCGCGTTATCCTGCGCGTGGCAAAAACGGGCGACGGTCACTTTGGCGATGGCAGAATATTTGTTTCAAGCGTCAGCGAGGCCTGGACCATCAGCAGCGGCAAGTCCGGCCTGTAG
- a CDS encoding class I SAM-dependent methyltransferase: MTAKNSTREFWNSRAESFPRYEAGADTYEGRMLQLARDNGVDLRGKTVLDVGCGSGMYTIRLAQEAASVTAVDISDEMLRILMQDAAAQGLANIRPVLSDWEHFALDERFQIVFASMTPALSDDAAREKLLHYALEQVVFMGFTERKTSDVMAGLYTHYGITPPQFADAPDMRAWLEGRRMPYTTLPVDGQWIVPHTRDQLLGACAANLRARGAEPDMAHLAAHLEVFRNQNGEYVERTDYSLEMLIWHTS, translated from the coding sequence ATGACAGCCAAAAACAGCACCAGGGAATTCTGGAACAGCAGGGCCGAGTCCTTTCCCCGCTATGAAGCCGGGGCCGACACCTACGAGGGCCGCATGCTGCAACTGGCGCGCGACAACGGCGTGGATCTTCGCGGCAAAACGGTTCTGGATGTGGGCTGCGGCAGCGGCATGTACACCATCCGCCTTGCGCAGGAGGCCGCATCGGTCACTGCCGTGGATATATCAGACGAAATGCTCCGCATCCTCATGCAGGATGCCGCCGCGCAGGGCCTTGCCAACATCCGGCCCGTGCTTTCCGACTGGGAGCACTTTGCCCTTGATGAGCGCTTTCAGATTGTTTTTGCTTCCATGACCCCGGCCCTGAGCGATGACGCCGCCCGCGAAAAACTGCTCCACTACGCTCTGGAGCAGGTGGTCTTTATGGGATTTACCGAGCGCAAAACCTCGGATGTCATGGCCGGGCTGTACACGCATTACGGCATTACGCCGCCGCAGTTTGCCGATGCTCCCGACATGCGCGCATGGCTTGAGGGCCGCCGCATGCCCTATACTACGCTGCCCGTTGACGGCCAATGGATTGTGCCGCACACCCGCGACCAGTTGCTTGGAGCCTGCGCCGCCAACCTGCGCGCCCGTGGCGCTGAACCGGATATGGCCCATCTGGCCGCGCATCTTGAGGTATTTCGCAACCAGAACGGGGAGTATGTGGAACGCACGGATTATTCCCTTGAAATGCTGATCTGGCATACATCCTAA